A window of the Ostrea edulis chromosome 1, xbOstEdul1.1, whole genome shotgun sequence genome harbors these coding sequences:
- the LOC125667892 gene encoding ran-specific GTPase-activating protein-like: MADEKEEVVESPEIHFEPVVRLPEVEVKSLEEDEEETFKMRAKLFRFDNAAEPPEWKERGTGDVKLLKHNVTGLIRLLMRRDKTHKVCANHYVTTQMELKPNAGSDRAWVWPVPSDFADEEPKQELLAIRFANSENALKFKEKFEEAGKANEKLKIQNGLSETDEQKSERVGKEVTKQNETDDDKETSSMTEKLEELTVKGANSSDDKTPKDEGDSKDKPSDSNEAQGAQS; encoded by the exons ATGGCAGATGAAAAG GAAGAAGTTGTAGAATCGCCAGAAATTCATTTTGAGCCAGTAGTCAGACTCCCAGAGGTAGAGGTCAAATCTCTAGAAGAGGATGAGGAGGagacatttaaaat GCGGGCCAAGCTGTTTAGGTTTGACAATGCAGCAGAACCCCCAGAGTGGAAGGAGAGAGGCACAGGAGATGTGAAACTGCTTAAACACAACGTCACTGGGCTGATACGGTTACTTATGAGGAGAGACAAGACGCACAAAGTCTGTGCGAACCATTATG TGACAACTCAAATGGAGTTGAAGCCTAATGCTGGCAGTGACAGAGCCTGGGTTTGGCCTGTACCTTCAGATTTTGCTGATGAAGAACCTAAGCAAGAACTTTTGGCAATCCGATTTGCTAACTCAGAAA ATGCACTGAAATTCAAAGAAAAGTTTGAGGAGGCTGGCAaagcaaatgaaaaattgaaaattcaaa ATGGGCTATCAGAAACAGATGAACAGAAGTCAGAGAGGGTTGGCAAGGAAgttacaaaacaaaatgaaaccgATGATGACAAGGAAACGAGCTCGATGACAGAAAAACTGGAAGAATTAACTGTTAAAGGAGCTAATAGCTCAGATGATAAAACACCCAAAGATGAGGGGGACTCCAAAGACAAACCCAGTGATTCAAACGAAGCCCAGGGAGCACAGAGTTAA